The following are encoded together in the Nocardia sp. XZ_19_385 genome:
- a CDS encoding VWA domain-containing protein: protein MTDRLVDFVGILREHGINAGPSETVDAAEAIIALGLSDPNRIRSGLAATLLRRNGQRSVFDQLFDLYFLGSELPQQIPEIPLDQLRDRLVDALAQGDPAAVTELARQALTTLGGYGGVGSGQSDRPVTTASGAGWSSYLTMKNLRPEDLQDRIVESMGGSGQLDTAVHTIEAQRRLTDFRTQVQTEARLRSAELRGTDYIARRGIESATDQIDFLGAREQDLAEMRRLVSPLARKLATRLAARRKKAVRGQIDMRRTLRRSMATGGVPVDPVLRARKHGRPDLVVLADLSGSVTGFAEFTLQLVQALQDQFSRVRSFGFVDTCDEITGFFTPGEPPEPGLSTRILRESRVARFGSSNYGDALQGFTDNYLDALGPRTSLLILGDARTNRTDPNLDALQQMCDRAKHTYWLNPEPARSWPTGDSAAHRYAEHVTMHECRNVKQLAEVVSRLLPS from the coding sequence ATGACCGATCGGCTGGTCGACTTCGTCGGAATCTTGCGTGAGCACGGCATCAACGCGGGTCCGAGCGAGACCGTCGACGCGGCCGAGGCGATTATCGCCCTGGGGCTGTCGGACCCGAACCGGATCAGGTCCGGCCTGGCCGCAACCCTGTTGCGCCGCAACGGACAGCGGTCGGTCTTCGATCAGCTCTTCGACCTGTACTTCCTCGGTTCCGAACTGCCGCAGCAGATTCCGGAGATCCCCCTCGACCAGCTCCGAGACCGCTTGGTGGATGCCCTCGCCCAGGGCGACCCCGCCGCTGTCACCGAACTCGCACGCCAGGCGCTCACCACGCTCGGCGGGTACGGCGGTGTCGGTAGCGGCCAATCGGATCGGCCGGTGACCACCGCGTCCGGCGCGGGCTGGTCTTCCTACCTGACCATGAAAAACCTTCGCCCGGAAGACCTTCAGGATCGCATCGTCGAATCCATGGGCGGCTCAGGCCAACTCGACACCGCGGTGCACACCATCGAAGCCCAGCGCCGCCTCACCGATTTCCGCACTCAGGTCCAAACCGAGGCGCGTCTGCGCTCCGCCGAACTCCGCGGCACCGATTACATCGCCCGCCGCGGCATCGAATCCGCCACCGACCAGATCGATTTCCTCGGTGCCCGCGAACAGGATCTCGCTGAAATGCGCCGCCTGGTAAGCCCTTTGGCGCGCAAGCTCGCGACCCGTCTGGCCGCACGCCGGAAGAAGGCGGTCCGCGGTCAGATCGATATGCGTCGCACCCTGCGCCGCTCCATGGCCACCGGCGGCGTCCCCGTCGACCCGGTGCTGCGGGCCCGCAAACACGGCCGACCCGACCTCGTCGTCCTCGCAGACCTCTCCGGCTCGGTCACCGGTTTCGCCGAATTCACCCTGCAACTCGTGCAAGCGTTGCAGGACCAGTTCAGCCGCGTCCGCAGCTTCGGTTTCGTCGACACCTGCGACGAAATCACCGGCTTCTTCACTCCCGGCGAACCGCCCGAGCCGGGCCTGTCGACGCGCATCCTCCGCGAATCCCGCGTTGCCCGTTTCGGTAGCAGCAACTATGGCGATGCGCTGCAGGGCTTCACCGACAATTACCTCGACGCCCTCGGCCCCCGCACCTCTCTGCTCATCCTCGGCGACGCCCGCACCAACCGCACCGACCCGAATCTCGATGCCCTGCAACAGATGTGCGATCGCGCCAAACACACCTACTGGCTCAATCCGGAACCGGCCCGCTCCTGGCCCACCGGCGACTCCGCCGCCCACCGCTACGCCGAGCACGTGACCATGCACGAATGCCGCAACGTGAAACAGCTCGCGGAGGTCGTCTCCCGCCTACTGCCCAGCTGA
- a CDS encoding GNAT family N-acetyltransferase, with protein sequence MRKTPEEKRLSTTELAAALPDGYEVSTDTARLDVDRVHRWLSTDSYWAMGRSRETQDAAVAGSLNFGVYDTVSGAQVGYARVVSDLATFAWLCDVYIDRSVRGKGFGSALVAVVRDHLESTGVPRILLATGDAHGVYEKIGFHPLESPEEWMILRFSAGQ encoded by the coding sequence GTGCGGAAGACACCAGAAGAGAAGCGGCTCAGTACGACCGAACTTGCGGCCGCCCTGCCCGATGGCTACGAAGTGTCCACCGACACCGCGCGTCTGGATGTCGACCGCGTGCACCGGTGGCTTTCCACCGACTCGTACTGGGCGATGGGCAGGTCCCGGGAGACGCAGGATGCCGCGGTCGCCGGATCGCTGAATTTCGGTGTGTACGACACTGTTTCCGGCGCACAGGTCGGGTACGCGCGGGTGGTGAGCGACCTCGCGACGTTCGCGTGGCTCTGCGATGTCTACATCGATCGGTCGGTTCGCGGGAAGGGGTTCGGCTCCGCGCTGGTGGCTGTCGTTCGCGACCATCTCGAGTCAACCGGCGTACCGCGCATCCTGCTCGCCACCGGCGACGCCCACGGCGTGTACGAGAAGATCGGGTTCCACCCGCTGGAGAGCCCGGAGGAATGGATGATCCTGCGCTTTTCAGCTGGGCAGTAG
- a CDS encoding MoxR family ATPase, whose product MSKFFASVDEVTARLSAAGYLPSTDIATAVFLAGHLGKPLLIEGPAGVGKTELAKAVAAATSSELVRLQCYEGIDEARALYEWNHAKQLLRITAERENWDSTRDHVFTEEFLLERPLLAAIRNPHSTVLLIDELDKADVELEGLLLEVLGDFQVSIPELGTITAVRKPFVILTSNANRDLSDALKRRCLYLHIDYPTAELERAIVRLKVPELDEVVAASAVEMVGALRQLSLRKSPSIAETVDWARTLVTLGARNLTTGVVRSTLGVLLKYQSDHRVAIERLALLDADTVDKDAR is encoded by the coding sequence ATGAGTAAGTTCTTTGCGTCGGTGGATGAGGTGACCGCGCGGCTGTCCGCGGCGGGATACCTGCCGTCCACCGACATCGCGACCGCCGTGTTCCTCGCCGGGCACCTGGGCAAGCCGCTGCTGATCGAGGGACCCGCCGGTGTCGGCAAGACCGAGCTCGCCAAGGCGGTGGCGGCGGCGACCAGCTCGGAGCTGGTGCGCCTGCAGTGCTACGAGGGCATCGACGAGGCGCGCGCACTCTACGAGTGGAATCACGCCAAGCAACTGCTGCGGATCACGGCCGAGCGCGAGAACTGGGACAGCACCCGCGATCACGTCTTCACCGAGGAGTTCCTGCTCGAACGGCCCCTGCTCGCGGCGATCCGCAACCCGCACTCGACGGTCCTGCTCATCGACGAACTCGACAAGGCCGACGTCGAACTCGAAGGGCTGCTGCTCGAGGTGCTGGGTGACTTCCAGGTGAGCATCCCCGAACTCGGCACCATCACCGCCGTCCGGAAGCCGTTCGTCATCCTCACCTCGAACGCGAACCGCGATCTTTCCGACGCGTTGAAGCGCCGCTGCCTGTACCTCCACATCGACTATCCGACAGCGGAATTGGAACGCGCGATCGTCCGATTGAAGGTGCCGGAGCTGGACGAGGTCGTCGCCGCGTCGGCGGTCGAGATGGTGGGAGCGCTACGTCAACTGTCCCTGCGGAAGTCGCCGTCCATCGCCGAAACCGTGGACTGGGCAAGGACATTGGTGACCCTCGGTGCGCGGAATCTGACCACTGGCGTGGTGCGCTCCACGCTGGGCGTGTTGCTGAAATACCAGTCGGACCATCGGGTGGCGATCGAGCGCCTCGCCTTGCTCGACGCGGACACGGTGGACAAGGACGCGCGGTGA
- a CDS encoding endonuclease/exonuclease/phosphatase family protein gives MITVATWNVLHRVHAENWRDADTQWPDESERIADITARVASRPETVIALQEVSGDQLAALRVALPDRAIHVLRYPRVPRLRRGNAELSDPTEHLVLVVDGLSRLLSAEPFDNDPGKGAVVVQVGELTVIATHVTGDDRRTGQFAHLTKLASTMGPVVLLGDFNVDRDTVESALGSGFTVAQLPPDSAPTRPRTASTKSQFIDHVVVRDATVTDAAVHPAPGLSDHNLLSATLTF, from the coding sequence GTGATCACGGTTGCCACCTGGAATGTTCTGCATCGCGTCCATGCCGAGAACTGGCGGGACGCCGATACACAGTGGCCGGACGAGAGCGAGCGCATCGCCGATATCACCGCCCGGGTTGCCTCGCGTCCCGAGACTGTCATCGCACTACAGGAGGTCAGCGGGGATCAGCTCGCGGCGCTGCGGGTGGCGTTGCCGGACCGGGCAATTCACGTCCTGCGGTATCCGCGCGTCCCGAGACTACGACGCGGCAACGCCGAACTCAGCGATCCGACCGAGCATCTCGTCCTCGTAGTGGACGGCCTTAGTCGACTGCTCAGCGCCGAGCCCTTCGACAATGACCCCGGCAAAGGTGCCGTCGTCGTGCAGGTGGGCGAGCTCACGGTGATAGCGACCCATGTCACCGGAGATGATCGCCGCACCGGGCAATTCGCCCACCTGACCAAGCTCGCCTCGACGATGGGGCCGGTCGTCCTGCTCGGGGACTTCAACGTGGATCGTGACACCGTCGAATCCGCGCTCGGCAGTGGTTTCACCGTCGCTCAGCTTCCGCCGGATTCCGCCCCGACCAGACCCCGCACCGCCAGCACGAAGTCCCAGTTCATCGACCATGTCGTCGTCCGAGACGCCACCGTGACCGACGCCGCCGTGCACCCCGCCCCCGGCCTGTCCGATCACAACCTCCTGAGCGCCACCCTCACCTTCTAA